The Rhizobium leguminosarum genome includes a region encoding these proteins:
- a CDS encoding ISNCY family transposase has protein sequence MRKVSMATRVELVAAISCRYVLGGRAEKARMLDEFVALTGFHRKHAMRLLRGEREPAKGGPRPGRRVYGDDVRAALVVVWEASDRICGKRLHPLLPTLIEAMERHGHGDMNSETRRQLLTMSPATIDRVLKEIKASATGPRRRKGSTAIRRSVPVRTFSDWDDPAPGFVEADLVSHSGPYARGAFSQTLVLTDIATGWTECAPLLVREQTVLITALTELRKLLPFPLLGFDTDNDSVFMNESVHEYCLRDNIELTRCRPYRKNDQAFVEQKNGAIVRKIVGYRRFEGLRATRELAKLYSSMRLFVNFFQPSFKLKEKHRDGAKVIKRYHRPATPYQRLLDDARTPEDTCLRLKAMYLTLDPVRLLRDIRLAQERLVEIADKPDGPPATDGEALPLEDFLSGLRIAWRGGEVKPTARSKPAAKRERRRPDPLLAVTAELEDWFEAEPWRTSRELLERLQVKYPGVYPDGLIRTVQRRMKIWRSTQANALVFGPFADAARQTQNVEVVQ, from the coding sequence ATGAGGAAGGTAAGCATGGCGACACGTGTGGAATTGGTGGCGGCGATCAGTTGTCGCTATGTGTTAGGCGGGCGGGCCGAGAAGGCGAGGATGTTGGACGAGTTCGTGGCGCTCACGGGCTTTCATCGCAAGCATGCGATGCGACTGCTGCGAGGAGAACGCGAACCGGCGAAGGGTGGTCCTCGGCCAGGGCGCCGGGTTTACGGCGATGACGTGCGGGCGGCGCTCGTCGTTGTTTGGGAGGCGTCGGATCGAATTTGCGGCAAGCGACTACACCCCCTGTTGCCAACACTGATCGAAGCGATGGAACGTCATGGACATGGCGATATGAATAGCGAGACGCGCCGGCAACTCTTGACGATGAGCCCAGCGACGATTGATCGAGTCCTCAAGGAGATTAAAGCGAGCGCCACGGGTCCGCGGCGCCGGAAAGGATCAACGGCGATTCGGCGTAGTGTTCCCGTTCGAACGTTCTCGGATTGGGATGACCCCGCACCCGGCTTTGTCGAGGCTGATCTCGTTTCTCATTCCGGCCCGTACGCGAGAGGTGCCTTCTCGCAAACGCTGGTGTTGACCGATATAGCCACGGGCTGGACGGAATGCGCGCCGCTGCTGGTTCGCGAGCAAACGGTACTGATCACTGCGTTGACCGAACTGCGCAAGTTGCTGCCGTTCCCGCTGCTGGGCTTCGACACCGACAACGACAGTGTGTTCATGAACGAGAGCGTTCATGAGTATTGCTTGCGAGATAATATCGAACTCACCCGTTGCCGCCCCTACCGAAAGAACGACCAGGCATTTGTCGAGCAGAAGAATGGCGCGATCGTGCGCAAGATCGTTGGATACCGACGCTTCGAGGGGCTGCGAGCCACCCGGGAGCTGGCCAAGCTTTATTCCTCAATGCGGTTGTTCGTGAATTTCTTTCAGCCATCATTCAAGCTGAAAGAAAAGCACCGTGACGGAGCCAAGGTGATCAAGCGCTATCATCGTCCCGCCACGCCTTATCAGCGGCTGCTTGACGACGCACGCACGCCGGAGGATACATGCCTTCGGCTCAAGGCGATGTACCTGACGCTCGATCCGGTTCGGCTGCTCCGCGACATACGGCTGGCACAAGAGAGATTGGTCGAAATTGCTGACAAGCCTGATGGTCCGCCTGCCACCGACGGCGAGGCATTACCGCTCGAAGACTTTCTGTCTGGCTTACGGATTGCTTGGCGTGGTGGTGAAGTGAAACCGACTGCCCGCTCCAAGCCAGCGGCCAAGCGAGAGCGGCGGAGGCCCGATCCTCTACTCGCCGTCACTGCCGAACTCGAGGATTGGTTCGAGGCGGAGCCTTGGCGAACTTCGCGAGAGTTGCTTGAACGCTTGCAGGTCAAATACCCCGGCGTGTATCCCGACGGCCTCATTCGGACCGTGCAGCGTCGAATGAAGATCTGGCGCAGTACACAGGCCAATGCGCTGGTGTTCGGGCCATTCGCCGATGCCGCGCGGCAGACGCAAAACGTAGAGGTCGTGCAGTGA
- a CDS encoding LacI family DNA-binding transcriptional regulator, producing MRKPKTQNKPVRVTMMDIAAAAGCSQAAVSFVLNDTPGTRISQQTRDRVLEAARALGYMEKTYTTKASYSGLDNVIGFAVDQLATSPEAIVAIEGARQASWSAGNVLLVTQTLSDPVMEPKAIEALTNGGISALIYMTIYTRQVELPSYVSKLSIPTVLLNCYTADHAFPAVVPSEIAGGQSSTRHLITHGHHRIATITGEIWMQAAQDRLTGYRRALATADIPFDPELVIEGDWSAGAGYASTMKLLALKEPPTAIFCQNDRTAIGCYEALKDAGLRIPQDMSVVGYDDEEISRHLVPPLTTSVLPHLAMGQWAIEHLNPESTPGKRYPIAKLECSLVKRHSVAAPRAEARQILDGAYTSS from the coding sequence ATGCGAAAACCCAAGACCCAAAATAAGCCTGTGCGCGTGACGATGATGGACATTGCCGCGGCGGCTGGCTGCTCGCAGGCGGCCGTCTCCTTCGTCCTCAACGACACACCCGGCACCCGCATCTCACAGCAGACGCGCGATCGCGTATTGGAGGCGGCGCGCGCGCTCGGTTACATGGAGAAGACCTATACGACGAAGGCCTCTTATTCGGGACTGGACAACGTCATCGGTTTCGCCGTGGATCAACTCGCCACCAGCCCGGAAGCGATCGTTGCGATCGAAGGCGCGCGGCAAGCCTCCTGGAGCGCCGGCAATGTCCTTCTGGTAACCCAGACGCTCAGTGACCCCGTCATGGAGCCGAAAGCAATCGAGGCGTTGACGAACGGAGGCATATCGGCGCTCATATATATGACGATCTATACCCGCCAGGTGGAGCTTCCATCCTATGTCAGCAAGCTCAGCATCCCGACGGTGCTGCTGAACTGTTATACGGCGGACCATGCCTTTCCCGCCGTGGTACCAAGCGAAATCGCAGGCGGGCAGAGCTCCACCCGGCATCTGATCACGCACGGACACCATCGGATCGCGACGATCACCGGCGAAATCTGGATGCAGGCGGCGCAGGACCGGCTGACGGGATATCGCCGCGCGCTGGCGACCGCCGATATCCCCTTCGATCCTGAATTGGTCATTGAAGGCGACTGGTCGGCCGGTGCCGGCTATGCGTCCACGATGAAACTGCTTGCTCTGAAAGAGCCGCCCACCGCGATCTTCTGCCAGAACGACCGCACTGCCATCGGGTGCTACGAAGCGCTCAAGGACGCAGGGCTTCGCATTCCCCAGGACATGTCGGTGGTGGGTTATGACGACGAAGAAATCTCACGACATCTCGTCCCTCCACTGACGACTTCGGTCCTTCCACATCTTGCCATGGGGCAATGGGCGATCGAACATCTCAACCCGGAAAGTACACCCGGCAAGCGCTATCCCATTGCGAAGCTCGAATGCTCGCTCGTCAAGCGTCATTCCGTCGCCGCGCCGCGGGCCGAGGCGCGGCAGATCCTCGATGGCGCATATACCTCTTCATAG
- a CDS encoding AAA family ATPase, giving the protein MTATKHLLAMIQSHVARDDQRFLAVVEHIAEEASRSGKFKVAGDIRGLVEAARRKSERRDANTVPIVAPRGELAGLLKASYPDVALSNLILNPDLDRRVRSIVREHKDRQLLEARGLNPRRKLLFSGPPGTGKGMTAAAIAAELGLPLFTILLDGVITKFMGETAGKLRLLFDAMKATKGVYFFDEVDALASRRDADNDIGEARRMLNSFLQFLEDDKSDSLIVAATNHRVLLDPAIFRRFHAAFSYAKPTPPEARLIISNHLAQFDLTTIDWASIDEITDGLSQADLVAVANDAARDAVLDNASEMTTEIILRAISDRVALHDL; this is encoded by the coding sequence ATGACCGCCACCAAGCACCTTCTAGCGATGATCCAAAGCCATGTGGCGCGTGACGACCAGCGCTTCTTGGCGGTCGTTGAGCACATCGCAGAGGAGGCGAGCCGTTCCGGCAAGTTCAAGGTTGCTGGGGATATTCGGGGGCTCGTCGAGGCTGCTCGCCGAAAATCCGAGCGTAGAGACGCAAATACGGTTCCCATCGTTGCCCCGAGAGGGGAACTCGCCGGACTTCTGAAAGCATCCTATCCTGATGTTGCCCTTTCCAATCTGATCCTCAACCCCGATCTCGACCGACGCGTCAGGAGCATCGTTCGAGAGCACAAGGACAGGCAACTTCTTGAAGCCAGGGGACTCAACCCCCGGCGAAAGCTTCTATTTTCCGGCCCACCTGGAACTGGCAAGGGAATGACGGCAGCAGCTATCGCGGCTGAACTCGGATTGCCGCTTTTTACGATCTTGCTCGATGGTGTCATCACCAAATTCATGGGGGAAACCGCGGGAAAACTGAGGCTCTTATTCGACGCGATGAAGGCGACGAAAGGGGTTTACTTCTTTGATGAAGTCGATGCCCTCGCCTCACGCCGAGATGCGGACAATGACATCGGTGAAGCCCGTCGAATGCTGAATTCGTTTCTCCAATTCCTGGAAGATGACAAATCAGATAGCTTAATCGTGGCTGCGACCAACCATCGAGTTCTGCTTGATCCGGCGATTTTCAGGCGATTTCACGCCGCATTCAGTTACGCCAAACCCACGCCGCCTGAGGCTCGTTTGATTATCTCAAATCATCTGGCGCAATTCGATCTCACAACCATCGACTGGGCTTCCATCGATGAAATAACGGACGGCCTCAGCCAGGCTGACCTGGTCGCCGTCGCTAACGATGCAGCCCGCGATGCGGTGCTCGATAACGCCTCCGAAATGACAACGGAAATCATTCTTCGGGCTATTTCTGATCGGGTAGCCTTGCACGACCTGTGA
- a CDS encoding ABC transporter permease, giving the protein MIKKDLGLLLLIVVVGIVVAIINPRFLLPINLANTANLIGLFGILSIGQAFVIITGGIELSVGSLVALLGVLFVDFIAVQDMSWMLALPLILALGAVIGAVHGWLITRLNLQPFVVTLCGLLIYRGAARFYTADGTAGFAFGQNFPDLEFLTAGRFYGVPNTFIALVIIAVVMWIMLHRSVFGRYLYAIGKNEEAARYSGIRTGRMVMSAYVICGLLTALSAIYFAMYTRSISPASHGQFYELYAIAAAVLGGFSLRGGEGSIVGVVLGTVLLQELQNLVNLLGIPSSLNFAVMGGVILIGVLIDQQWHAIRAKRRIVSAARQTETRLSNEGSLPVVANQD; this is encoded by the coding sequence ATGATCAAAAAAGATCTCGGACTGCTGCTTTTGATCGTCGTCGTCGGCATCGTCGTCGCCATCATCAATCCGCGCTTCCTGCTGCCGATCAACCTGGCCAACACCGCCAACCTGATCGGCCTGTTCGGTATCCTGTCGATCGGCCAGGCCTTTGTCATCATTACAGGCGGTATCGAGCTTTCCGTCGGCTCGCTGGTGGCGCTTCTTGGCGTGCTGTTCGTCGATTTCATCGCGGTCCAGGACATGTCATGGATGCTGGCGCTGCCGCTCATCCTCGCGCTCGGCGCGGTCATAGGCGCCGTCCACGGTTGGCTGATCACCCGGCTCAACCTGCAGCCCTTCGTCGTCACCCTCTGCGGCCTCCTGATTTATCGTGGGGCAGCGCGCTTCTATACGGCTGACGGAACCGCGGGTTTTGCTTTCGGCCAGAATTTTCCCGACCTCGAATTCCTGACCGCCGGACGGTTTTACGGCGTTCCCAACACTTTCATCGCCCTCGTCATCATTGCCGTGGTCATGTGGATCATGCTGCATCGCTCTGTTTTCGGGCGTTATCTTTACGCGATCGGGAAGAACGAGGAGGCGGCCCGCTATTCCGGTATCCGTACCGGCCGCATGGTCATGTCGGCCTATGTCATCTGCGGGCTGCTGACGGCGCTTTCGGCGATTTATTTCGCCATGTACACGCGCTCGATCTCGCCGGCGAGCCATGGTCAGTTCTACGAACTCTACGCAATTGCTGCTGCCGTACTTGGCGGTTTTTCGCTCCGCGGCGGCGAGGGATCGATCGTCGGCGTCGTGCTGGGCACGGTCCTGCTCCAGGAGTTGCAGAATCTCGTGAATCTCCTTGGTATCCCTTCGTCGTTGAATTTCGCTGTCATGGGTGGCGTGATCCTCATCGGCGTCCTGATCGACCAACAATGGCACGCGATCCGCGCAAAGCGCCGCATTGTCTCGGCCGCCCGGCAGACCGAAACCCGTCTTTCGAACGAAGGCAGTTTGCCAGTGGTTGCCAATCAGGACTAG
- the ilvB gene encoding biosynthetic-type acetolactate synthase large subunit, whose amino-acid sequence MTGETANSSLNNPSDRRMNGGEIVLQALRDNGVEHIFGYPGAAVLPIYDEIFQQEDIKHFLVRHEQGAGHAAEGYARSTGRAGVMLVTSGPGVTNAVTALQDALMSSVPLVCLAGQVPTSLIGTDAFQECDTVGITRPCTKHNFLVKHVDDLAKTIHLAFRIATAGRPGPVLVDMPKDVLFASGTYVAPDQVAPLPSYQPAMQGDRNAIRAAVALMAEARRPIIYAGGGIINSGPDASRLLREFVDLTGFPVTSTIMGLGAYPASGRNWLRVAGQDGSHEANMAIGDCDLMVAIGARFDDLAISRVHEFSPHSKKIQIDIDASSINKRVPVDIGIQADAAHVLADMIHAWRSLCTMPDQKRLRAWWTQIDHWRAYDSFSYERLDHAIMPQHALERLHALTKPHDPIIATEIGQQMWVAQFFGFDKPNRWISSGGLGTMGFGLPAALGAQLANPGRLVIDIAGDASVQTTMKELSTAIQHQAPIKIFVLSDEHPGMARELDQVPEGSGRFRSYSASLPDFAKLAEAYGAIGLRCESPADLDARIEEMIDVDWPVLLHCRVARLTDTHRQ is encoded by the coding sequence ATGACCGGCGAGACAGCCAACTCTTCCCTCAACAACCCCTCCGATCGTCGCATGAACGGCGGCGAGATCGTTCTGCAAGCGCTGCGCGACAACGGCGTCGAACACATTTTCGGTTATCCCGGCGCAGCGGTGCTGCCGATCTATGACGAAATCTTCCAACAGGAGGACATCAAACATTTCCTGGTGCGCCATGAGCAAGGCGCCGGACACGCCGCCGAAGGCTATGCCCGCTCGACAGGAAGAGCCGGCGTCATGCTGGTGACATCGGGACCAGGCGTTACAAATGCGGTTACGGCGCTGCAGGATGCTCTTATGAGCTCCGTTCCACTCGTCTGCCTCGCCGGCCAGGTGCCGACAAGTCTGATCGGCACGGATGCTTTTCAGGAATGCGATACGGTCGGCATCACTCGCCCCTGCACAAAGCACAATTTCCTCGTCAAACACGTCGACGACCTGGCCAAGACGATCCATCTGGCTTTCCGGATCGCGACGGCCGGCCGACCCGGCCCTGTTCTCGTCGACATGCCGAAGGACGTGCTCTTCGCCAGCGGGACCTACGTTGCACCTGACCAGGTAGCTCCGCTGCCGAGCTACCAGCCGGCAATGCAAGGCGATCGGAACGCGATCCGAGCGGCGGTCGCATTGATGGCCGAAGCCCGGCGCCCCATCATCTATGCCGGCGGCGGCATCATCAATTCGGGACCGGACGCGTCGAGATTGTTGCGTGAGTTCGTCGACCTCACCGGCTTTCCCGTAACGTCCACCATTATGGGGCTTGGAGCCTATCCCGCCAGCGGGCGGAACTGGCTGCGCGTCGCCGGACAGGACGGATCGCATGAAGCCAACATGGCAATTGGCGACTGCGATCTGATGGTCGCCATCGGCGCGCGGTTTGACGATCTTGCGATCTCTCGCGTCCATGAGTTTTCGCCTCACTCGAAGAAAATCCAGATCGATATCGATGCCTCGTCGATCAACAAACGCGTTCCCGTCGATATCGGCATTCAAGCCGACGCGGCGCATGTGCTGGCGGATATGATCCATGCTTGGCGGTCGCTCTGCACTATGCCCGACCAGAAGCGGTTGCGGGCGTGGTGGACGCAGATCGACCATTGGCGAGCCTACGATTCGTTTTCCTACGAGCGGCTGGACCATGCAATCATGCCGCAACATGCGCTGGAGCGCCTGCATGCGCTGACAAAGCCGCACGACCCCATCATCGCCACGGAGATCGGTCAGCAGATGTGGGTGGCGCAGTTCTTCGGTTTCGACAAACCCAATCGCTGGATTAGCTCAGGGGGATTGGGGACTATGGGTTTCGGCCTTCCTGCCGCGCTGGGGGCGCAGCTCGCAAATCCCGGCCGCCTTGTCATCGACATTGCCGGCGACGCGTCTGTGCAAACGACGATGAAGGAGCTGTCGACGGCGATACAGCATCAAGCGCCGATCAAGATCTTCGTCTTGAGCGATGAGCATCCGGGCATGGCGCGAGAATTGGATCAAGTGCCGGAGGGCAGTGGTCGATTTCGCTCTTATTCGGCTTCGCTCCCCGATTTCGCCAAGCTTGCAGAAGCCTACGGCGCCATCGGCCTTCGTTGCGAGAGCCCGGCCGACCTCGACGCCAGGATCGAGGAGATGATCGACGTGGACTGGCCGGTGCTCCTCCACTGCCGGGTTGCAAGGCTGACCGATACCCATCGGCAGTAA
- a CDS encoding sugar ABC transporter ATP-binding protein: MNHSSDIPSPNALATPFLSLSGVGKTYPGVVALEGLSIDIIPGEVIGLVGENGAGKSTLMKILGGVIAPDRGTILLDGAELRFLTVESSIASGIAFVHQELNLFENLDVAANIFLGREPLKAGPLKLVDRNRLRDMVKPLLKRVGAHFSADIPVASLSLAEQQMVEIAKALSINARLVIFDEPTSSLPLAETERLLSIIKSLKADGISVVFISHRLHEVERVADRVVVLRDGTLVGTLAKKDIGHDQMVKLMIGRVLAARTAKPQRSPGAVALKASGVRTEAYPGRPVDLEIRYGEIMGLAGLVGSGRTELAKVLFGIDRSYGGAILQDGRQITIKSARDAVARGIFLVPEDRKRNGILLDLPIAQNISLADLPRLSSRFMLSAEREREAAEKQRVRLGIKAPSVTTRTGTLSGGNQQKVVLAKWLSMSPRVMIFDEPTRGIDIGAKNEIYGLMRALADAGVAILMISSDMEEVIGVSDRIAVMHEGQIAGILEEDEISQESVLLLAVGKRVK, translated from the coding sequence ATGAACCACAGCTCCGACATCCCGTCACCGAACGCGCTTGCAACGCCATTCCTTTCGCTTTCCGGCGTTGGCAAGACCTATCCGGGCGTCGTTGCGCTTGAGGGCCTGTCGATCGACATCATACCGGGTGAGGTCATCGGCCTTGTCGGCGAGAACGGGGCTGGAAAATCGACGTTGATGAAGATTCTCGGCGGCGTGATCGCACCCGACCGAGGCACGATTCTGCTCGACGGCGCAGAGCTTCGTTTCCTCACTGTGGAATCGAGCATCGCATCCGGCATCGCCTTCGTACACCAGGAACTCAATCTCTTTGAGAATCTTGACGTTGCTGCCAATATCTTCCTGGGCCGCGAGCCGCTGAAGGCCGGACCTCTCAAGCTCGTCGATCGCAATCGGCTGCGAGACATGGTGAAGCCGCTCTTGAAGCGGGTAGGGGCTCATTTTTCCGCCGACATACCCGTGGCATCGCTTTCCCTTGCCGAGCAGCAGATGGTGGAAATCGCCAAGGCGCTGTCCATCAACGCCAGGCTCGTCATCTTTGACGAACCCACGTCCAGCCTGCCGCTGGCGGAAACCGAGCGTCTCCTGAGCATTATCAAATCGCTGAAAGCCGATGGCATCAGTGTGGTTTTCATCTCGCATCGCCTCCACGAGGTTGAGCGCGTCGCGGACCGGGTCGTAGTCCTGCGCGACGGCACGCTTGTGGGTACGCTTGCCAAGAAAGACATCGGTCACGACCAGATGGTCAAGCTGATGATCGGCCGGGTGCTTGCGGCCCGGACCGCAAAACCGCAGCGCTCGCCCGGCGCAGTTGCGCTGAAGGCAAGCGGCGTGCGCACCGAGGCGTATCCCGGTCGCCCCGTTGATCTGGAAATCCGGTATGGAGAAATCATGGGGCTTGCAGGTCTCGTTGGGTCGGGCCGCACCGAGCTTGCAAAAGTACTCTTCGGCATCGACCGGAGCTACGGCGGAGCCATTCTGCAGGACGGGCGGCAAATTACGATCAAGTCTGCCCGGGACGCCGTCGCTCGTGGCATTTTCCTGGTCCCGGAGGATCGCAAGCGCAACGGCATTCTTCTTGATCTCCCGATCGCCCAGAACATAAGCCTTGCCGACCTTCCCCGGCTCTCCAGCCGCTTCATGCTTTCTGCCGAGCGGGAGAGGGAGGCGGCCGAAAAGCAGCGCGTTCGCCTCGGTATCAAGGCGCCCTCCGTTACGACACGAACCGGCACTCTGTCCGGCGGCAACCAGCAGAAGGTGGTGCTTGCCAAATGGTTGTCGATGAGCCCGAGGGTGATGATTTTCGACGAGCCGACGCGCGGCATTGATATCGGCGCGAAGAACGAGATCTACGGCCTGATGCGAGCGCTTGCCGATGCCGGAGTGGCGATCCTAATGATTTCCAGCGACATGGAAGAGGTGATCGGCGTTTCTGACCGCATCGCCGTCATGCACGAAGGCCAGATCGCCGGCATACTGGAAGAGGACGAAATCAGCCAGGAAAGCGTCCTTTTGCTTGCTGTCGGCAAACGGGTAAAATAG
- a CDS encoding ISNCY family transposase, translating into MSFMITMSQKELHRLEVIQKIRDERLSVVQAAELLDLSRSQVHRLLQAYDRNGPAGLVSKKRSQPSNRRHSEEFRNAALDLIRERYLDFGPTLAREKLMELHQISVAKETLRQWMTEAGIWISRRERKQRVFQPRGRRDCFGELVQIDGSHHWWFENRGPKCALLVYIDDATGKLLHLRFAGSENTFDYLHATKAYLQQWGKPLAFYSDKHGVFRSTHASEKDRTSGLTQFGRALYELNIDIICANTPQAKGRVERANQTLQDRLVKEMRLRGIDTIEAANGYASEFIADFNSRFGKPPRNPKDMHRPLAAHENLDGAMCRKEVRTLSQSLTLRYDKVLFILDPTERARGLAGKKVVVCDYPDGRLEIMHESFTLPYRTFDTLRSVHRAEVVENKRLDDMLSVVAELQAGREQQRSKSGPRRTGQTDHMFGIPDGSQGNGYQKRGRKPGRRTDFMNDPEVIAKRQKALARMEAAE; encoded by the coding sequence ATGTCCTTTATGATCACCATGTCGCAGAAAGAATTGCATCGCCTCGAAGTTATCCAGAAGATTCGTGACGAGCGCCTGAGCGTCGTCCAGGCCGCCGAACTGCTCGACCTCAGTCGAAGTCAGGTCCATCGGCTGCTGCAGGCTTATGACCGGAATGGTCCAGCCGGCCTTGTTTCCAAGAAGCGATCACAGCCGAGCAACCGGCGCCACAGCGAGGAGTTTCGCAATGCGGCGCTGGATCTGATCCGGGAGCGCTATCTGGATTTCGGTCCGACGCTGGCGCGCGAGAAGCTGATGGAACTGCATCAGATCTCGGTCGCCAAGGAGACGCTGCGGCAATGGATGACCGAGGCCGGCATCTGGATCTCGCGGCGTGAGCGTAAGCAGCGGGTTTTCCAGCCGCGCGGCCGGCGCGACTGTTTCGGCGAACTCGTGCAGATCGATGGATCGCATCACTGGTGGTTTGAGAACCGTGGTCCCAAATGCGCCCTGCTTGTCTATATCGATGACGCCACCGGCAAGTTGCTGCATCTGCGGTTCGCTGGGTCAGAGAACACGTTCGACTACCTGCATGCGACAAAGGCTTATCTGCAGCAATGGGGTAAACCTCTGGCCTTCTACAGCGACAAGCATGGTGTCTTTCGTTCGACCCATGCGTCGGAGAAAGACCGCACGAGCGGCCTGACGCAGTTTGGTCGTGCGCTTTATGAGCTGAACATCGACATCATCTGCGCCAATACTCCGCAGGCAAAGGGCCGTGTGGAACGCGCCAACCAGACGCTGCAGGACCGGCTGGTCAAGGAGATGCGGCTTCGCGGCATCGATACGATCGAGGCGGCCAACGGCTATGCATCAGAATTCATTGCGGATTTCAATTCCCGTTTTGGCAAACCGCCACGCAATCCGAAGGACATGCACCGGCCGCTTGCCGCGCATGAGAATCTCGATGGCGCCATGTGCCGCAAGGAAGTCCGCACACTGTCGCAGTCCCTGACGCTCCGTTACGACAAGGTCTTGTTCATTCTCGATCCGACGGAGCGGGCCAGAGGGCTGGCGGGAAAGAAGGTCGTTGTCTGCGACTACCCGGACGGCCGCCTCGAGATCATGCACGAGAGCTTCACCCTGCCCTACAGAACCTTCGATACATTGCGGTCGGTCCACCGGGCAGAGGTTGTCGAGAACAAGCGTCTCGACGACATGCTTTCCGTCGTCGCCGAGCTGCAGGCTGGGCGGGAACAGCAGCGCAGTAAGAGCGGCCCTCGCCGCACCGGCCAGACGGATCATATGTTCGGTATTCCCGATGGCAGCCAGGGCAATGGTTATCAGAAGCGTGGCCGCAAGCCTGGCCGGCGGACGGACTTCATGAATGATCCGGAGGTCATCGCAAAAAGGCAGAAGGCGCTGGCGCGCATGGAGGCCGCGGAATGA
- a CDS encoding sugar-binding protein, producing the protein MKQLKRNAALFFAGLMLSAAPMAVSHAADKPTLAFVVNGASDFWKAAEAGVKKAQGEMPDYQMELKYPEQASVAVQQRLMEDLVSAGVKGIMVSAVDPKTQTDGLNKIGSQTALFTTDSDAPQTNRVAYIGSSNIDAGMQAAEIAKKAMPDGGKCIGFVGLLGADNAKERIQGMKDGLKGTKIELTDVRGDDIDQTRAKKNVEDALVASPDVTCMVGFYSYNTPRIYEALRDAGKLGQITVVGFDDDPITLGGVKEGTVAATVVQQPFEWAHQGMKLMAAYLKGDKSGVPSNGLIIIPTVIIGKDDVDKYAASLKAMSGK; encoded by the coding sequence ATGAAACAGCTGAAACGCAATGCAGCCTTGTTCTTTGCCGGGTTGATGCTGAGCGCGGCGCCGATGGCCGTATCGCATGCTGCCGACAAGCCGACACTCGCATTTGTCGTCAACGGCGCATCCGACTTCTGGAAAGCCGCAGAGGCGGGTGTGAAGAAGGCGCAGGGCGAGATGCCAGACTACCAGATGGAGCTGAAGTACCCTGAGCAGGCATCCGTCGCCGTTCAGCAGCGGCTTATGGAAGATTTGGTCAGTGCCGGCGTCAAGGGGATCATGGTTTCCGCAGTCGATCCCAAGACCCAGACGGACGGCTTGAACAAGATCGGCTCGCAGACTGCTCTCTTCACCACAGATAGCGACGCGCCGCAGACCAACCGCGTCGCCTATATCGGCTCATCGAATATCGACGCCGGCATGCAGGCCGCCGAAATCGCCAAGAAAGCGATGCCGGACGGCGGCAAATGCATCGGCTTCGTCGGCCTGCTCGGCGCCGACAATGCCAAGGAACGCATCCAGGGCATGAAGGACGGCCTGAAGGGCACGAAGATCGAGCTGACAGATGTACGAGGCGACGATATCGACCAGACGCGCGCAAAGAAGAACGTCGAGGACGCGCTGGTGGCCAGCCCCGACGTCACCTGCATGGTCGGCTTCTACTCCTACAATACGCCGCGCATCTATGAGGCGCTGCGCGACGCCGGCAAACTCGGCCAGATCACCGTCGTCGGCTTTGATGACGATCCGATCACGCTCGGCGGCGTCAAGGAAGGCACGGTAGCAGCGACCGTCGTGCAACAGCCGTTCGAATGGGCCCATCAAGGCATGAAGCTGATGGCTGCCTACCTCAAGGGCGACAAATCCGGCGTCCCCAGCAACGGCTTGATCATCATCCCGACGGTAATCATCGGCAAGGATGACGTTGACAAATATGCCGCCAGCCTGAAGGCCATGTCTGGAAAATAA
- a CDS encoding alpha-ketoglutarate-dependent dioxygenase AlkB — MHHVELAWCLTSTTELAANFAGMPQADLKQALVTKYEPGAPIVWHRDKAVFGRVVGISLLSPCTFRLRVRHGAKWERYSLTAEPGSVYLLSGPARTVWEHSIPPVDNLRYSVTFRELA; from the coding sequence ATGCATCACGTAGAACTAGCTTGGTGTCTAACTTCCACTACGGAGCTAGCGGCGAACTTCGCTGGCATGCCGCAAGCGGATCTGAAGCAGGCGCTGGTCACTAAATACGAGCCCGGTGCTCCCATCGTATGGCACCGCGACAAAGCTGTCTTCGGACGCGTTGTGGGGATCTCGCTGCTCTCACCCTGCACGTTCCGCCTGCGGGTTCGGCACGGTGCGAAGTGGGAGCGTTATTCACTCACGGCCGAGCCCGGCTCCGTTTATCTGCTATCTGGCCCAGCCAGGACGGTATGGGAACACTCGATCCCGCCCGTGGATAACCTCCGATATTCCGTGACTTTTAGAGAGTTGGCTTAG